The following proteins are encoded in a genomic region of Vibrio tasmaniensis:
- a CDS encoding trypsin-like serine peptidase yields MNRLILVSAIVAAFSAQAGIGKMDRSVTQHKAFALQTQFDFACHMNAGSATLIDPYWVITANHVSGSKSAGYENAVTCSSYKKDENGKYNVVHTSRATTNPDGEWGEYEFTDGVYDFALVRLDTPITGIKPAKLPEKGMFNHSEVYEVNSVGFGNYNGRNGGKKFVKYNDTDKKWLAEYKYDPVIMPQSNLQWLIIHGDSGSGITIERDGEFYIIGEIGLQYYGELGWQDTFDDVLGRLDTLQSDMQEHGFSYTKPVNLDDVKWTPTTQNDIEDLHAFYSYWKAENMDFNGTYWTKDGGIYNTAYAIEGEKYTFEAVIPANPKAPAFDVFVNGRQVAHNIKADKESLFLKVNTFEQKGDQLVIEFKPLQSTGEKIMLDHFLVRKAD; encoded by the coding sequence ATGAACAGACTCATTTTAGTATCAGCAATCGTTGCTGCTTTTTCAGCGCAAGCGGGCATCGGTAAGATGGATCGTTCTGTTACTCAACACAAAGCGTTTGCCTTACAAACTCAATTTGATTTTGCTTGTCACATGAATGCAGGGTCGGCCACTTTAATCGACCCTTATTGGGTTATCACAGCAAATCACGTATCTGGCTCTAAAAGTGCAGGGTATGAAAACGCGGTAACTTGCTCTTCTTATAAAAAAGATGAGAACGGTAAATATAACGTTGTTCATACATCACGTGCGACCACTAACCCCGATGGAGAGTGGGGCGAATATGAGTTTACCGATGGTGTTTATGATTTCGCGCTTGTGCGTTTGGATACACCGATCACCGGAATAAAACCAGCTAAATTACCAGAAAAAGGGATGTTCAATCATTCGGAAGTCTATGAAGTCAACAGTGTTGGTTTTGGTAACTATAATGGGCGCAATGGCGGCAAAAAATTTGTTAAGTACAACGATACCGATAAAAAATGGTTAGCTGAATATAAGTACGATCCAGTAATCATGCCCCAAAGCAATCTTCAGTGGCTAATCATCCATGGAGATTCAGGATCGGGTATTACAATTGAAAGAGATGGTGAGTTTTATATTATTGGGGAAATTGGCCTTCAATATTATGGCGAACTTGGCTGGCAAGATACCTTCGATGATGTCTTAGGAAGATTAGATACCTTACAAAGTGACATGCAAGAGCATGGTTTCAGCTATACGAAACCTGTAAACCTTGATGATGTGAAATGGACACCAACGACCCAGAATGACATTGAAGATCTTCACGCATTTTACAGTTACTGGAAAGCTGAAAATATGGATTTCAATGGTACTTACTGGACGAAGGATGGTGGTATTTATAACACCGCTTATGCGATAGAAGGGGAAAAATACACTTTTGAAGCTGTTATCCCTGCAAATCCTAAAGCTCCAGCCTTTGATGTGTTTGTTAATGGTCGACAGGTTGCTCATAACATCAAAGCAGACAAAGAAAGTCTGTTTTTGAAAGTGAATACGTTTGAGCAGAAAGGCGATCAGT
- a CDS encoding aminotransferase-like domain-containing protein has translation MARYEELAKDIRTQIANNTWRSGEKIPSVRMSCRNYNVSNSTVLQAYQMLESEGWIIAKPQSGYFVAPRMDGFGYEQPLVREKKAINDRLFDFLKSSSAEGVIPFGSAFPDPDLFPLPTLTRNLASAGRKMTGASVINNLPPGSESLRRQIAQRYLQQGITVNHQDIVITSGAMEALNLSLQTVTKSGDNVVIESPAFYGALQAVERLGLIPIEVDVCPINGLNIEQFESALKNQDVKACWLMTTFQNPTGTSLSEESKRRVVDIAEQHKTYIIEDDVYGDLYFEGHKPKPLKAFDKTDSVLLCGSYSKSLCPGYRVGWVVNSRFNDAIQKLQLLSTLSSSAPVQLGVAHFLTHESYDNHLRKLRKNLLVRKERFISAIKQYFPQSIEIEDPAGGYFVWVRFSANFDGQQFHQLAIAQGISVASGDLFSEQGKVDNAIRLNFSYELTEEKEQALMMLGKLAHQLAHS, from the coding sequence ATGGCGCGTTATGAAGAGCTAGCAAAGGATATTCGAACTCAGATTGCTAATAACACGTGGCGATCCGGTGAGAAGATCCCTTCGGTACGCATGAGTTGTCGCAATTACAACGTCAGTAATAGTACTGTCTTACAAGCCTACCAAATGCTAGAAAGCGAAGGGTGGATCATAGCTAAGCCCCAGTCGGGCTACTTTGTTGCCCCTCGTATGGACGGTTTTGGGTACGAACAACCGCTAGTACGTGAAAAAAAAGCCATCAATGACCGCTTATTCGATTTTTTGAAGTCGAGTTCCGCCGAAGGCGTGATTCCTTTTGGCTCCGCATTCCCAGATCCTGATCTTTTCCCATTACCTACTTTAACTCGAAACCTTGCGAGTGCTGGAAGAAAAATGACTGGCGCCAGTGTTATCAATAATCTACCACCTGGTAGTGAATCTCTCAGAAGGCAAATCGCTCAGCGGTATTTGCAGCAAGGCATTACGGTAAATCATCAAGACATCGTGATTACGTCAGGTGCAATGGAAGCGCTTAACTTGAGCCTGCAAACGGTGACTAAGTCGGGTGATAATGTTGTAATTGAGTCGCCTGCGTTTTATGGCGCTCTGCAGGCTGTAGAGAGGCTAGGCTTAATCCCTATCGAGGTCGATGTTTGCCCAATCAATGGGTTGAACATCGAACAGTTTGAAAGTGCCCTAAAAAACCAAGACGTGAAAGCGTGTTGGTTGATGACAACTTTTCAAAATCCGACAGGAACCAGTTTGTCGGAAGAATCAAAGCGCCGTGTGGTCGATATTGCTGAACAACACAAAACTTACATCATTGAAGATGACGTGTATGGTGACCTTTACTTTGAAGGGCATAAACCTAAGCCATTAAAAGCTTTCGATAAGACAGACTCAGTGTTGCTGTGTGGCTCATACTCTAAGAGCCTATGCCCTGGTTATCGTGTCGGTTGGGTGGTGAATTCTCGTTTTAATGATGCCATTCAAAAGCTTCAATTGTTGTCTACGCTATCAAGCAGTGCACCCGTTCAGCTTGGGGTCGCACACTTCCTCACTCATGAAAGCTATGATAATCACCTTCGCAAACTGCGTAAAAATCTCTTGGTCAGAAAAGAGCGGTTTATTAGCGCTATCAAGCAATACTTCCCCCAATCTATCGAAATTGAAGACCCTGCTGGTGGTTACTTCGTGTGGGTTCGTTTTTCTGCTAATTTTGACGGCCAACAATTCCATCAACTCGCGATTGCACAAGGTATTAGCGTCGCATCGGGCGATCTATTTAGTGAGCAGGGCAAAGTAGACAACGCGATTAGATTGAATTTCTCCTATGAACTGACAGAAGAGAAAGAACAAGCACTAATGATGCTTGGCAAACTGGCACATCAACTTGCGCATTCGTAA
- a CDS encoding HD-GYP domain-containing protein, whose translation MKMNKGLSMDTSNYNQSLTTQLYVIAGVLFGTYGSRVCPMLESLKTLEIFTQVSSVFILLWLARHYLLSQHALVKQGRFAQVDTLLFLTASVPLALYYNLSYDFTIDSNLKVLFGMSLFGFFTGTILQLSAKLAQIDKMETTGQFDFHLIGERSSLVKQMIGLVVVLLVTLTTMLTMVAVKDIFWLENNPDRLLDGTGKISVIKEFIYLAVVLGGYAITIMTLWSKLIKRILLSQEHALSKVTNGEQGVRLPIFSYNELGSIASMTNTMLDSLENAQDEVKTTRDVAIVSLSALAESRDNETGAHILRTQEYVKVLALELSKSEIHASLLTPNYIELLYKSAPLHDVGKVGVPDSVLLKPGKLTDEEFEIMKGHPAIGAEALSIAEKQLGSSSFLRVAKEISLTHHEKWNGSGYPNQLSGEDIPLSGRLMALADVYDALISKRVYKPAFTHEQAKQIILEGDGTHFDPQVIQAFLAVEQEFVFIAATYKDGKNVQSELERESFIAQPA comes from the coding sequence ATGAAAATGAACAAAGGCTTATCGATGGATACTTCAAATTACAATCAATCGCTAACGACTCAATTATACGTGATCGCTGGCGTTCTGTTTGGCACCTATGGCAGTCGGGTTTGCCCGATGCTCGAAAGCTTAAAGACATTAGAAATTTTCACCCAAGTCAGTAGTGTCTTTATCTTATTGTGGCTAGCGCGTCATTATTTGCTATCACAACACGCCTTAGTCAAACAAGGTCGATTCGCACAAGTCGATACTCTATTATTTTTAACAGCTAGTGTTCCTCTCGCTCTGTATTACAACCTAAGCTACGACTTCACGATAGACAGTAACTTGAAAGTGCTGTTCGGCATGAGCTTATTTGGTTTCTTTACCGGAACCATTCTTCAGTTAAGCGCCAAGCTCGCTCAAATCGACAAAATGGAGACAACTGGTCAGTTTGACTTCCACCTGATTGGAGAAAGAAGTTCGCTAGTTAAGCAAATGATTGGTTTAGTCGTCGTGCTTCTGGTAACCCTAACCACCATGCTGACTATGGTTGCCGTCAAAGACATCTTCTGGCTAGAAAACAACCCCGACCGTTTGTTAGATGGCACGGGCAAGATCAGCGTGATCAAAGAGTTTATTTATTTGGCGGTTGTACTGGGCGGGTACGCGATAACTATCATGACTTTATGGAGCAAACTGATTAAACGTATTCTTCTAAGCCAAGAGCACGCATTAAGTAAAGTTACTAATGGTGAGCAAGGCGTTCGCTTACCTATTTTTAGCTACAACGAGCTTGGTTCAATAGCATCTATGACCAATACAATGCTTGATAGCCTAGAAAATGCCCAAGACGAAGTGAAAACTACACGTGACGTAGCGATTGTTAGTTTGTCTGCACTTGCAGAATCTCGAGATAACGAAACTGGCGCCCATATTTTACGAACTCAAGAATACGTAAAGGTACTCGCACTGGAGCTCAGCAAATCTGAAATCCACGCAAGCTTATTAACGCCAAACTATATTGAGCTGCTCTACAAGTCTGCCCCATTGCACGATGTGGGTAAGGTTGGTGTTCCAGATAGCGTTTTATTGAAACCAGGCAAACTGACGGATGAAGAGTTTGAGATAATGAAAGGTCACCCTGCTATTGGTGCCGAAGCGTTATCTATTGCAGAAAAGCAATTGGGAAGCAGTTCTTTCTTAAGAGTCGCGAAAGAGATATCTCTGACTCACCACGAGAAATGGAACGGCAGCGGTTATCCCAACCAACTGTCTGGTGAAGATATTCCTCTGTCCGGCCGCTTAATGGCATTGGCCGATGTTTATGACGCATTAATATCAAAGCGAGTCTACAAGCCAGCCTTTACCCATGAGCAAGCCAAACAGATTATATTGGAAGGCGATGGGACGCATTTTGACCCGCAAGTTATTCAAGCTTTTCTTGCCGTTGAACAGGAGTTTGTTTTCATTGCCGCGACCTACAAGGATGGAAAAAACGTACAAAGTGAACTTGAGCGTGAAAGTTTTATTGCTCAACCTGCTTAG
- a CDS encoding Ig-like domain-containing protein, which produces MKKILSLCFVVLAVVMAGGCKDSKNEGNKPMVYKPTKASPPDLSVAITVNGKKRTLELHRYSIREPDMKVHLWNHSINGHAPSSTINTPAIRVYRGVDTSDENTQVIAALTTKNKLYVTAFRGSQRVWTIEKADIISGLSANKLTAKAQNVASVAPRSAILDNMQKAIKIIDEHPSAPTSGLDNLIAKDKSKVQLHKVKVAVHVSYQAFAQEADSNLDDAMVLVDYYINLVDYVLSRDALLRFSVNDVLIETWGYLDDHYQTCKKSASHDACKDWGYQHENEPVRVATIKWWDEQRKTRGWDLKHRMLYLKGNWILGVNFGSIVRSPGDIIGADGVVLHETAHYLGTGHSTSAESEGIQGGAAHVDDINFNIYKNNRLRRNLVGLADYPLPPSAKIDHVSVKRDSTTSLDVLKNDFDANGDTVSIHKVDKYSAQGAELSIANGKVTYKAPKGFIGEDEFHYIITDGKKLFDRDVVHVKVTSPDLYARFDFEDAPIDDLWMVNAQTGLPGQVAVAKTSSKQSISEVWVNQGYANSKTLKLGAFESVKSNLLENDVQESLKYKFHYGHDFDFAEDDFTLSLKVKPNVKLEHPIDLVSKGIWNDGFHFKLTKEGTLEWFMISRQLATYAGGNDLRKVSVTTKEALNLSQWNTVAVRVDRTTQKVSIWLNGKQATLVDHYNNKAEVDDIKLASGYAGVWGAGSRLGAGTSQGMIIAKPWMDAGKDATAALETEQMAGNILVDNIEMRSFALSDVDMAELANDNLKYAHTPRPYNGQSIPFNGNHNFSWKVSKSSAYKVYTSTDSSTWLEVQSGSSSPASGSHTVNLDSTSDVLYWRIDFDGKTGKVWSVRNSLKTGIQNLSFSYAEAHSGAKYPQCTVSKNGDCLFGWDDGNRTDQYNHTWTQSPADILNWEGHLYLGGDEKKSEVSVTAQSGQDWKTVRFRTAVIGKGWTGAQELPKGTLKLLANGTEIWKAYSVGDNISDGTLGKSGNHWSNLPSIGTNKVSVPRGTKVGGYSIHRVDLPADTTTLKWVYEVEKLDSKGKNPGVALGGVQLLR; this is translated from the coding sequence ATGAAGAAAATACTGAGCCTATGTTTTGTGGTACTAGCGGTGGTCATGGCTGGTGGGTGCAAAGATAGCAAAAACGAAGGCAATAAGCCTATGGTCTATAAGCCTACGAAAGCATCCCCCCCGGATCTTTCTGTAGCGATTACGGTTAATGGTAAAAAGCGTACTTTAGAGCTCCATCGATATTCGATCCGAGAGCCTGATATGAAAGTACATCTATGGAACCATAGTATTAATGGTCATGCACCATCCAGTACAATCAATACGCCAGCGATTCGTGTTTACCGTGGTGTGGATACCAGTGACGAGAATACGCAAGTTATTGCTGCACTGACGACTAAGAACAAACTCTATGTGACGGCGTTCCGTGGTAGTCAAAGAGTATGGACAATTGAAAAAGCGGACATTATAAGCGGCTTATCTGCGAACAAGTTGACAGCAAAAGCACAAAATGTAGCTTCGGTTGCACCGAGGTCCGCAATTTTAGACAACATGCAAAAAGCAATCAAAATCATAGATGAGCACCCGAGTGCTCCAACGTCTGGTTTAGATAACCTAATTGCTAAAGACAAAAGTAAAGTTCAGCTGCACAAAGTAAAAGTAGCAGTCCATGTTTCTTACCAAGCATTTGCTCAAGAAGCGGATAGCAACTTGGATGATGCGATGGTGCTTGTCGATTACTACATTAACTTAGTTGATTATGTGTTGAGCCGAGACGCCTTGTTGCGATTTTCTGTCAATGATGTGTTGATCGAAACTTGGGGATACCTAGACGATCATTACCAAACTTGTAAAAAAAGTGCTTCTCATGATGCTTGTAAGGATTGGGGATATCAGCACGAGAATGAACCAGTGCGTGTTGCCACCATTAAATGGTGGGATGAGCAAAGAAAAACTCGAGGTTGGGATCTCAAACATAGAATGCTTTACCTGAAAGGTAACTGGATCCTTGGTGTGAACTTCGGAAGTATAGTTCGCTCTCCTGGTGACATCATCGGTGCAGATGGTGTCGTATTGCACGAAACCGCACACTATCTAGGTACTGGTCACAGTACATCAGCAGAAAGTGAGGGAATACAAGGAGGCGCTGCCCATGTTGATGATATTAACTTCAACATATATAAAAATAACCGTTTAAGAAGAAATTTGGTTGGACTAGCCGATTACCCTTTACCTCCATCGGCTAAAATCGATCACGTCAGTGTAAAACGAGACAGTACGACAAGCTTAGACGTACTAAAAAATGACTTTGATGCTAACGGTGACACGGTTTCTATCCATAAGGTTGATAAATATTCAGCACAAGGTGCTGAACTTAGCATTGCCAATGGAAAAGTAACCTACAAAGCTCCTAAAGGTTTCATTGGTGAGGATGAGTTCCACTATATTATTACCGATGGTAAGAAACTGTTCGACCGTGATGTCGTTCATGTCAAGGTTACCTCTCCAGACCTATATGCTCGTTTCGATTTTGAAGATGCCCCTATTGATGATTTATGGATGGTGAACGCTCAAACAGGTTTACCGGGTCAAGTGGCAGTAGCCAAAACATCAAGTAAGCAGTCGATTTCTGAAGTTTGGGTTAATCAAGGCTATGCGAATTCTAAGACGCTTAAGCTAGGGGCTTTTGAATCTGTAAAGTCTAATTTGTTAGAGAATGATGTTCAGGAGTCTCTAAAATACAAATTCCATTATGGACATGACTTTGACTTCGCTGAAGATGATTTCACTTTATCACTTAAAGTGAAACCTAACGTAAAACTAGAGCATCCAATTGACTTGGTTAGTAAAGGAATTTGGAATGATGGTTTTCACTTCAAATTAACGAAAGAGGGGACGTTAGAGTGGTTTATGATTTCGCGCCAACTCGCAACCTATGCGGGTGGAAATGATCTAAGAAAAGTGTCGGTGACGACCAAAGAGGCGCTAAATCTAAGTCAATGGAACACTGTTGCTGTACGTGTTGATCGTACTACCCAAAAAGTATCTATTTGGTTGAACGGTAAGCAAGCGACATTAGTTGATCATTACAACAACAAAGCAGAAGTCGATGATATTAAATTGGCGAGCGGTTATGCCGGAGTTTGGGGAGCGGGTAGCCGATTAGGGGCAGGAACAAGCCAAGGGATGATTATTGCTAAGCCTTGGATGGATGCGGGTAAAGATGCAACGGCCGCTCTCGAGACAGAGCAAATGGCCGGGAACATCTTAGTGGATAATATTGAGATGCGTTCGTTTGCCTTGTCTGACGTTGATATGGCAGAGCTTGCTAATGATAATCTGAAGTATGCACATACGCCGCGACCATATAATGGACAATCAATTCCATTTAATGGTAACCACAATTTCAGTTGGAAAGTATCAAAATCAAGTGCATATAAAGTGTATACCAGCACAGATAGTAGTACTTGGTTAGAAGTTCAATCAGGTTCTAGTTCTCCAGCTTCAGGTTCACACACTGTTAATCTAGACTCAACGAGTGATGTTTTATATTGGCGCATTGATTTTGATGGTAAAACTGGGAAAGTATGGTCTGTACGTAACTCGTTAAAAACGGGTATTCAGAATCTTTCTTTTAGTTACGCTGAGGCACACAGTGGCGCTAAGTACCCACAATGTACAGTAAGTAAGAATGGGGATTGTTTATTTGGTTGGGATGACGGTAATAGAACTGACCAATATAATCATACTTGGACACAAAGTCCTGCAGATATTCTTAACTGGGAAGGCCACCTCTACTTAGGTGGAGATGAGAAAAAATCAGAGGTTTCTGTTACTGCTCAAAGTGGACAAGATTGGAAAACAGTCCGCTTTCGAACGGCCGTTATTGGAAAGGGGTGGACCGGTGCGCAGGAGCTTCCAAAAGGTACACTTAAGTTATTAGCTAATGGTACGGAAATCTGGAAGGCTTATAGCGTAGGAGACAACATATCTGATGGAACATTAGGTAAGTCAGGTAATCATTGGTCTAATCTACCGTCTATTGGTACCAACAAAGTGAGTGTACCAAGAGGTACTAAAGTAGGTGGCTATAGTATTCACAGAGTCGATTTGCCAGCTGATACAACAACGCTCAAGTGGGTCTATGAAGTAGAAAAACTTGATAGTAAAGGAAAGAACCCTGGTGTTGCTCTTGGTGGTGTACAGCTACTAAGATAG
- a CDS encoding amino acid aminotransferase produces MFEKVLAAPADPILGLTEEFKKDSRAEKINLGVGIYKNEDGQTPVLKTVKKAEAALLENEKTKSYLTIEGTAEYGLAVQKLLFGSDAEIVASQRAKTAQAPGGTGALRVAGEFIKRQLGDVKIWISNPTWANHNGVFAAAGIETAQYSYYNAETKDKDFAGMVADLEKASAGDIVLLHGCCHNPTGIDPTTEEWEVLAKLVAEKKLLPLFDFAYQGFAKGVEEDAAGLRIFAQYNKEILVASSFSKNFGLYNERVGAFTLVAESVDVATTAFSQVKSIIRSIYSNPPAHGSAVVTHILGDTDLRAEWEAEVAEMRDRIQEMRELFVTTLKSEGVDADFTFIERQNGMFSFSGLSKEQVTRLKDEFAIYIVGSGRISVAGMTKSNMGPLCKGIAAVL; encoded by the coding sequence ATGTTTGAAAAAGTGTTAGCAGCTCCCGCCGATCCTATTCTCGGCCTTACTGAAGAATTTAAAAAAGACTCTCGAGCAGAGAAAATCAATCTTGGTGTTGGTATTTACAAAAATGAAGATGGTCAAACACCAGTACTAAAAACAGTAAAGAAAGCCGAAGCTGCACTTCTTGAAAACGAAAAAACCAAATCTTACCTAACGATTGAAGGTACCGCAGAATACGGTCTAGCCGTTCAAAAACTGCTTTTCGGTTCAGATGCAGAGATCGTTGCATCTCAACGCGCTAAAACAGCACAAGCTCCAGGTGGTACAGGTGCACTTCGCGTAGCGGGTGAATTCATCAAGCGCCAACTGGGCGATGTGAAAATCTGGATCAGTAACCCAACTTGGGCTAACCACAACGGCGTTTTCGCTGCTGCGGGTATCGAAACTGCTCAATACAGTTACTACAATGCTGAAACTAAAGACAAAGACTTCGCCGGCATGGTTGCTGACCTAGAAAAAGCTTCTGCTGGCGACATCGTTCTTCTTCACGGTTGCTGTCACAACCCAACAGGTATCGACCCAACAACTGAAGAGTGGGAAGTACTGGCTAAACTGGTTGCTGAGAAGAAACTGCTGCCTCTATTCGATTTTGCTTACCAAGGTTTTGCAAAAGGTGTTGAAGAAGACGCAGCTGGTCTACGTATTTTTGCTCAATACAACAAAGAAATTCTTGTTGCTAGCTCGTTCTCTAAGAACTTCGGCTTGTACAACGAGCGTGTTGGTGCATTCACATTGGTTGCAGAGTCTGTAGACGTAGCAACAACAGCGTTCTCTCAAGTTAAGAGCATCATCCGCTCAATCTACTCTAACCCACCAGCGCACGGCAGTGCTGTCGTAACTCACATCCTTGGTGATACTGATCTACGTGCAGAATGGGAAGCAGAAGTAGCAGAAATGCGTGACCGTATCCAAGAGATGCGTGAGCTGTTTGTTACGACACTGAAATCTGAAGGTGTGGATGCAGACTTCACATTCATCGAACGTCAAAACGGCATGTTCTCTTTCTCTGGTTTAAGTAAAGAGCAAGTAACTCGCCTGAAAGACGAATTCGCAATCTACATTGTTGGTTCTGGCCGTATCAGTGTTGCTGGTATGACTAAGTCAAACATGGGTCCTCTATGTAAAGGCATCGCTGCGGTTCTTTAA
- a CDS encoding outer membrane beta-barrel protein, which yields MPKWKLSLVSAAFMFSSSSWAETHSVDILDYDHVYATAHSGSLNEDAGSNNNASSYGLGISYAITDDWLLLGDYSARFIHPDDSTTRMDTLMPGIGYRYSIKRDLDIVAYYLLGITKGEVEDNGTNITRSSDSEFIQGIKAELNYGFAKRWIANGSVQVNRSDLFDEEVYHLGLRYLVTNKFAIGGSYQHRDGEGKIRSERTNELGVEFFLEY from the coding sequence ATGCCGAAGTGGAAACTTAGTTTAGTATCTGCAGCTTTTATGTTTTCTTCGAGTTCGTGGGCCGAGACTCACAGTGTGGATATTCTTGATTATGACCATGTATACGCCACCGCTCATTCGGGAAGTTTGAATGAAGATGCAGGCAGCAATAACAATGCATCATCGTATGGGTTAGGGATCAGCTATGCGATAACGGATGATTGGCTATTGTTGGGCGACTACAGTGCTCGTTTCATTCACCCAGATGACTCAACAACTAGAATGGATACCCTTATGCCGGGCATTGGGTACCGTTACAGCATTAAGCGAGATCTCGATATAGTGGCATACTACCTGCTTGGTATCACGAAGGGGGAGGTCGAAGATAATGGAACGAACATTACTCGCTCGTCAGACTCGGAGTTTATCCAAGGGATAAAAGCAGAACTCAACTATGGCTTTGCGAAACGTTGGATAGCGAACGGCAGTGTACAAGTGAATCGCAGTGACTTGTTTGATGAGGAAGTTTACCACCTAGGTTTACGCTATTTAGTGACCAACAAATTTGCGATTGGTGGCTCTTATCAACACAGAGATGGTGAAGGTAAGATTCGCAGTGAGCGTACTAATGAGCTAGGTGTAGAGTTCTTCCTAGAGTATTAA
- a CDS encoding DUF294 nucleotidyltransferase-like domain-containing protein, which produces MDAELLEIQNFLAQYPPFTELPEEMLAKVTSSVEISYYRQDTPIIHFGDQINDLYIVRSGEVEVYRRKGELYNRLDEGHLFGQMGLLTNNKVRFPVKATEDTLLYCIPEPIFQELYDNYDSFADFVEVEDNARLRQANSDSNDANDLTTSKVKTLLTSEAPMIEKTRTIQQAATMMAQDNVSSLLIIDPDIVEDDEDDSTPVIGIITDRDLCTRVLAEGLDPSDEVSSVMTAEVISLDHNAYVYEAMMTMLRYNVHHLPVLKDKKPIGIIEATDIVRYESQNSLLLVSSIFQQQSIEDLKVLSEQVKDSFVRLVNEDANAHMVGTAMSVIGRSFKQRIIELAEDKLGKAPIPYCFLALGSMGRDEQLLVTDQDNAIILDDTYDEKKHGKYFEELSTFICDGLDQCGYVYCTGDIMATNPTWRMTRRQWEECFADWIDDPNPKALLNASIFFDLDGVYGRLKWAEQLNSFIVRRARKNNRFLACLARNALNRTPPLGFFKDFVMEKDGRHNNSINLKRRGTAPLADLIRVHSLAVASRSKNSFERLDDIIDAGILPKGRAQDLKDAMEFISLVRIRHQAHDVDNNIEPDNNIEPENLSDFERRNLKDAFQILSNAQNFLKFRYQASNKFK; this is translated from the coding sequence ATGGATGCTGAGTTATTAGAGATTCAAAACTTTCTGGCACAATACCCCCCTTTCACAGAACTCCCTGAGGAGATGTTGGCGAAAGTAACCAGTAGCGTCGAAATTTCTTATTACCGCCAAGATACCCCTATCATTCACTTTGGTGACCAGATTAATGATCTTTACATTGTTCGAAGCGGCGAAGTAGAAGTCTATCGTCGTAAAGGAGAGCTCTATAACCGGCTGGATGAGGGACACTTATTTGGCCAAATGGGGTTACTCACCAACAATAAGGTTCGCTTCCCTGTAAAGGCAACAGAAGACACCCTACTCTACTGTATCCCTGAACCTATTTTCCAAGAACTCTACGACAACTATGACTCATTCGCTGACTTTGTCGAAGTGGAAGATAATGCGCGATTGCGTCAGGCTAACTCAGACAGCAACGATGCTAACGATCTAACCACATCAAAGGTAAAGACGCTGCTGACTAGCGAAGCGCCAATGATCGAAAAAACCCGAACCATCCAACAAGCTGCAACCATGATGGCGCAAGATAATGTGTCATCTTTGCTGATCATCGACCCCGACATTGTGGAAGATGATGAAGACGATTCGACGCCCGTCATTGGCATCATTACCGATCGTGATCTATGTACTCGAGTTTTAGCTGAAGGGCTCGATCCATCGGATGAAGTATCAAGTGTCATGACAGCAGAGGTAATCTCACTCGATCATAATGCCTATGTATACGAAGCCATGATGACAATGCTTCGCTATAACGTCCATCACCTACCCGTGCTAAAAGATAAGAAGCCTATTGGTATTATCGAAGCGACAGATATTGTACGTTACGAATCTCAAAACTCACTGTTGTTGGTAAGCAGTATCTTCCAACAGCAAAGCATCGAAGACCTCAAAGTGCTTTCTGAGCAAGTAAAAGACAGCTTTGTGCGCTTGGTTAACGAAGACGCCAACGCCCACATGGTAGGTACCGCAATGTCGGTAATTGGCCGTAGCTTTAAACAACGAATTATTGAACTAGCCGAAGATAAGCTCGGTAAAGCGCCGATCCCTTATTGTTTCCTCGCGCTCGGCTCGATGGGGCGTGATGAGCAGCTGCTCGTTACTGACCAAGATAACGCAATTATTCTTGATGATACCTATGACGAGAAAAAACACGGCAAGTACTTTGAAGAACTGTCGACCTTCATTTGTGATGGCTTAGACCAATGTGGTTATGTGTACTGTACGGGAGACATCATGGCGACGAACCCAACGTGGCGTATGACACGTCGACAATGGGAAGAATGCTTTGCTGATTGGATTGATGATCCAAACCCGAAAGCGCTACTGAACGCCTCTATTTTCTTTGACTTAGATGGTGTTTATGGCCGCCTAAAATGGGCAGAACAACTGAACAGCTTTATTGTTCGCCGCGCACGTAAGAACAACCGTTTCTTAGCATGTCTTGCTCGTAATGCGCTTAACCGTACACCACCACTTGGCTTCTTCAAAGATTTCGTAATGGAGAAAGATGGTCGTCATAACAACTCGATCAACCTTAAACGTCGTGGTACCGCACCACTTGCCGATCTAATTCGTGTTCACTCTTTGGCGGTCGCCTCTCGCTCGAAGAACTCGTTTGAACGTTTGGATGACATTATCGACGCAGGTATTCTGCCAAAAGGCCGAGCTCAAGACTTGAAAGATGCAATGGAGTTTATCTCCTTAGTTCGTATTCGCCACCAAGCACACGATGTCGACAACAACATAGAACCGGATAACAACATTGAGCCAGAGAACCTATCTGACTTCGAGCGACGCAACCTAAAGGACGCATTCCAAATATTAAGTAATGCACAGAACTTCCTTAAGTTCCGTTATCAAGCCAGCAATAAGTTTAAGTAG